The Streptomyces sp. NBC_00459 DNA segment TCGTGGTCGGTGAAGTCGAACAGGGCGACGAACTCCAGGCGGGGCGCCAGCTCGGGGTCGATGGGGTAGGACGGGTCGGTCATCGGAGGTCCTCTGCGGTGGTGGGCCAGGGGGTGCGGAAGGAGTGCCGGCCGGGACCGGCCTCGACGGGCGCGCTACCGGGCATCTCCACGGTGGCTGTGGCGCCGTCCGCGACGAGGACGTCCAGGCGCAGTTCACCGTTCTCGATCCGCCAGGAGGACTCCGCGCGGCCGTACGGCGTCTCGTGTGCCGCGTCGGCCCAGGTGATGCCGCCGCCGGGCAGCGGGCGGAACCGGATCCGTCGGTAGCCGGGCTCGGCGGGTGCCAGTCCCGCGACGGTGCGGTGGAGCCAGTCGGCGACAGCCCCGTAGGAGTAGTGGTTGAGTGAGTTCAGGGGCGAGGGGTTGAGGCTGCCGTCGGGCAGTACGGCGTCCCAGCGTTCCCAGATCGTGGTGGCGCCACGGTCCACCTGGTACAGCCAGGAGGGGCACTCGCGTTGGGTCAGAAGCCGGTAGGCGGTGTCGGCGTGGCCGGTGTCGGTGAGCGCGTCGCAGATCAGCGGGGTGCCGAGGAAGCCGGTGCCGATGCGGTGGCCTCGTGCGGCGACCAGCGCGGCCAACCGCTCACCGGCCCGGCCGCGTTCGGCGTCATCGTCGATCAGCCGGAAGCACAGCGCCAGCGCGTACGCGGTCTGGGTCTCCTCGTGGAGCAGGCCGCCACCGCGATGGAAGCGGTCCCGGAACGCCTCGCGCACCGAGTCGGCGAGCGCGTGATAGTGAGCGGCGTCCTCCTTCTCCCCCAGCACCTCCGCGGTACGGGCCAGCAGCCGGGCCGAGTACGCGAAGTAGGCGGTGGCGACCAGTGGTCCGGAGGTGCTCGACTTCGGGGGCATCGACGGGGGCGCGGTCGGGTCGAGCCAGTCGCCGAACTGGAAGCCCTCGCCCCACACATGACCCGGTCCGGCGACCGCGTCCACGGTGTCGACCCAGCCACGCATGGACGGGTACTGGGCACGGAGCACCTCAGTGTCGCCGTACCGCTCGTAGAGGGTCCACGGGACGACGACGGTCGCGTCGCCCCAGCCCGCCATGGGCCGATTGCCGCTGGGCGGCGGGGCACTCTGGAAACGCAGCGGAACCGCGGGGCTCATCACCGGCGGCACCCCGTCCTCGTCCGCGGCCTGTTCGGCGGCCAGATCCCGCAGCCAGGAGGCGAGGAAGTCCCGGACGTCGTACAGGAAAGAGGCAGTGGGAGCGAAGACCTGGGCGTCGCCCGTCCAGCCCAGCCGCTCGTCGCGCTGCGGGCAGTCGGTGGGCACGTCGAGGAAGTTGCCGCGCATGCTCCACACGACGTTCTCGTGCAGTCGCTCCAGGGAAGGGTCGGAGCAGGCGAACCAGCCGGTGCGCCGCAGGTCGCTGTGCAGGACCACGGCGGTGATGTCTCCGGGACCCAACTCACCGGGCCAGCCTTCGAGTTCAGCGTAGCGGAAGCCGTGGAAGGTGAACCGGGGCTCCCACTCCTCCGCATCCGCGTCGCCCCGCAGGACATAGCGGTCGGTGGCCTCGGCGCCCCCCAGTGAGCGGGCGGACGGCGTCCCGTTCTCCAGGACCTCCGTGTGGCGCAGGGTGACGGTGTGGCCGGCCTCGCCACGGACGCGGATGCGCAGCCGGCCGACCAGGTTCTGCCCGAAGTCGACCACGACGCGCCCCTGGTCGTTCCCGCTCACACAGACCGGTCCGAACTCCTCGACCCTGCGGACCGGCGGGCTGTCCGCGGGGAAGAGGACAGAGGGGTCGAAGCCGCCGAGGATCTGTACCGGCGGCCAGGCGGAGTCGTCGAATCCCGGTGCGCTCCAACCGGGCTGTTCGAGGCGGGCGTCGTGCGTTTCGCCCTCGTACAGCCCGGTCACGACGACCGGCCCGGTGCCCGCGCGCCAGCCGGGTCCGGTGGTGACGGTCTGGGTGGTGCCGTCGGCGTAGGTGATGTGGAGTTCCGCGAGCAGGCCGGTGCGCGAGCCGTACAGGTTGCGGGTGCCGCCGTTGAAGCCGAGCAGTCCCCGGTACCAGCCGTCGGCCAGGTGGGCGCCCCAGGCGTTGGGGCCCGGCCGCAACAGACCGGCGACGTCGAACGTCTGGTACCGGTGCCGGTGGTGATAGCTCGTCCAGCCCGGGGCGAGCACGACGTCGCCGACGACCGTGCCGTTCAGCTCCGTCTCGTACACGCCCAGGGCTGTGATCAGCATGCGGGCGCTGTGCACCGGCCCGCGCACGGTGAAACCGGTACGCAGCAGCGTGCCGGGTCCTGGCGAGTCGGAGGGGGCGCCGGCCGGGGAAACCGATGGGGCGGAAATGACCTGTGCGGTCCACTGGTGCTGGGGCATTTCGTCCTTCTGGCGAAGCGGGGCGGGTGCAGGTGCGGGGCGCGGGCGGGCCGAGGACGGCTCGATGAGTGACATTCGCGACCGCCGCCCCCGGCCCTTCCTCCTGCTGATTCAGAGGCGGGATCGGCATGCGCTGCCCGGCAACGGCGCCGCGACGGACGGTGTGATGCCGGAACAGCCCGTCAGTCCGTTGGTCGGCGGGATCAGGGTAGGCCGTAAAAACCATCACAGCAATGGTTTTTATGGCTGGGTACGATGCCGCCATGCCGAGGCAGAGAAGAACCGGAAGCTACGCGGTGGGCCGTGCCCGGCAGGACGCCATCCTGGACACCGCCACCGAGCGTTTCGCCGAGACCGGCTATCACCGCACGTCGATGGGCCGGATCGCGGCGGACGTCGGCCTCAGCGAGCCCGGGCTGAGGCATCACTTCCCCACGAAGAAGCACCTGCTCGTCGCGGTCGCCGGCCGCCGCTTCGACCTGCTCGCCGCCTGGGCCAGGGAAGCGCCTCGGCCCGATGACGGCACCCGCCCCTTCCGTGTGATGCTCAGCATCACGGAACGAATGGTCACCCAACCGGGACTCATCGAGCTGTTCGTCCTGATGTCGGCGGAGGCCGCCGGCCCCGGCAGCCCCGCACACGACCTGTACGCCACCCACTACAGCCAAGTGGTGCGGGCGATCACGGGAGAGTTCCACAGCGCCGCCGAACAGGGCTTCCTCAGGGCCGACATCGACTATGAGGCCGTCGCCCGGCGCTACATCGCCATGAGCGACGGACTGCAGCTCCAGTGGGTGCTGAGCGGTGGCACGCTCGATCTCGTCGGACTCATGCGCGGCTATCTTGAGCAGCTCGCCCTTACCTTGCAGACCTCGCCGGCCCCTCTCGATCCGACTCCAGTCGTCTGAAGCCGCCCTGCCGGGCTCGACTCTCCGGGGTGCCCAAGTGCCCGAGTGGCCGAGCGGAGATCCGAGGTCGCCGATCCGGACCATGGCGCGTACCGGTGATCGGGCACGGACGCGGCCTGCGCGACCACGGCGACGAGTGCACTGCCTGGTGACCTCGCCGGATCAGCGGCGCCCGTGACGGGAAGTCCGGTCGGTGCACGGGCCGTTGGCACAGCCGCGCTCTCCCCGAACTCTCCCGAACCCTCTTGAGGAGCCCCGCTCTCAGGGAGCGTGCCGACCGGCCCACCGGCTGCCGATCGCGGCCCCGGCGATGTCGCCCGCTCGCCTGTCCGGCCCGACGGCGGCGCGGCCACACCGACAGGATCACCCTCACCCACGGGCTGAAGGAGGAGAGCACCCGCACCATCCTCGCGAAGCACCCGTGGGCGCCGATTCGAAGGCACCGTGTGAACGCGACACACCGCGCACGCCGCGCGCCCTGGGCCGGGCTTCGCCGTCGCCTTCGCGTCCGAAGTTCCGGCTCCTGCTTTCCGCAACCGGGCCCGTGGCGATCACGCCGACTCGCGGACCACAATCCTGCCCGGCGGGGGCGTCAGCTCGCCCGGGTCGATGCCGAGGGCGTTGCGGGCCGCGATCCGTCCGAGGATTTCGGCGTCGATGTGGACCGTGGTGAGTGCGGGGGTCGACAGGGAGCCGTACTCGGTCTCGTCGAAGCCGATCACCGCCACGTCCTCGGGCACCCGCAGCCCGAGGTCGCTCAGGGCCGTCAGGGCGCGTAGCGCGATGTCGTCGTCGAAGGCGGCCAAGGCGGTCACGTCCGTGTGGGCGGCGAGGAACGTCTCGACGGCGGCGGCGCCGGCCCGACGGGGACGCGGCACGACAAAGCGCTCCAAGAGCGGAAGCCCCAGCCGCCGAACGGCCTCCTGGGCGAATCCGAGCCGGGCCTCGGTCAGCGGGTACTCGCGGTCGGTCATGCCCATCGCGATCCGGGTGTGCCCGCGTTCGGCGAGGTATCCGATCTGCAGCGCGGCGTTGGCGGCGAACCCGTTCTCCCAGTCCTCCTCGGTCGGTTCCTGTCCCTGCAGGTAGGCCTCGCCGAGCCGCAGCACCGCCCTCGGCGCGATGGTGTCCAGCACCTGCTGCGTAGCCTCCGGGATCGCGTGCCCATGGCGGACCAGGAGGATGTGGCCGTGCTCGGCCAGTTCCTCGTCCAGGCCCCGGACGTAACTCCGGGAGAAGTTGCCCTCCATGCCCCAG contains these protein-coding regions:
- a CDS encoding glycoside hydrolase family 78 protein, yielding MPQHQWTAQVISAPSVSPAGAPSDSPGPGTLLRTGFTVRGPVHSARMLITALGVYETELNGTVVGDVVLAPGWTSYHHRHRYQTFDVAGLLRPGPNAWGAHLADGWYRGLLGFNGGTRNLYGSRTGLLAELHITYADGTTQTVTTGPGWRAGTGPVVVTGLYEGETHDARLEQPGWSAPGFDDSAWPPVQILGGFDPSVLFPADSPPVRRVEEFGPVCVSGNDQGRVVVDFGQNLVGRLRIRVRGEAGHTVTLRHTEVLENGTPSARSLGGAEATDRYVLRGDADAEEWEPRFTFHGFRYAELEGWPGELGPGDITAVVLHSDLRRTGWFACSDPSLERLHENVVWSMRGNFLDVPTDCPQRDERLGWTGDAQVFAPTASFLYDVRDFLASWLRDLAAEQAADEDGVPPVMSPAVPLRFQSAPPPSGNRPMAGWGDATVVVPWTLYERYGDTEVLRAQYPSMRGWVDTVDAVAGPGHVWGEGFQFGDWLDPTAPPSMPPKSSTSGPLVATAYFAYSARLLARTAEVLGEKEDAAHYHALADSVREAFRDRFHRGGGLLHEETQTAYALALCFRLIDDDAERGRAGERLAALVAARGHRIGTGFLGTPLICDALTDTGHADTAYRLLTQRECPSWLYQVDRGATTIWERWDAVLPDGSLNPSPLNSLNHYSYGAVADWLHRTVAGLAPAEPGYRRIRFRPLPGGGITWADAAHETPYGRAESSWRIENGELRLDVLVADGATATVEMPGSAPVEAGPGRHSFRTPWPTTAEDLR
- a CDS encoding TetR/AcrR family transcriptional regulator codes for the protein MPRQRRTGSYAVGRARQDAILDTATERFAETGYHRTSMGRIAADVGLSEPGLRHHFPTKKHLLVAVAGRRFDLLAAWAREAPRPDDGTRPFRVMLSITERMVTQPGLIELFVLMSAEAAGPGSPAHDLYATHYSQVVRAITGEFHSAAEQGFLRADIDYEAVARRYIAMSDGLQLQWVLSGGTLDLVGLMRGYLEQLALTLQTSPAPLDPTPVV
- a CDS encoding LacI family DNA-binding transcriptional regulator; the protein is MGRSGRVTLTDVAKASGVSRATVSFVLNDDPRQTISAATRERVMEAAQDLGYVVHGIARALREGSSRIVVLNVDWGMEGNFSRSYVRGLDEELAEHGHILLVRHGHAIPEATQQVLDTIAPRAVLRLGEAYLQGQEPTEEDWENGFAANAALQIGYLAERGHTRIAMGMTDREYPLTEARLGFAQEAVRRLGLPLLERFVVPRPRRAGAAAVETFLAAHTDVTALAAFDDDIALRALTALSDLGLRVPEDVAVIGFDETEYGSLSTPALTTVHIDAEILGRIAARNALGIDPGELTPPPGRIVVRESA